The Maridesulfovibrio zosterae DSM 11974 genome contains a region encoding:
- a CDS encoding murein hydrolase activator EnvC family protein, translating into MPDQLIKSSLSSIAILFVVVLFCSPVCAQESAVSRLKDAIQETKQTVKKQRNELLKLTREERNMFGELAAIEDRITEITRKLFSQEDKLEKIVIDENNAKTEYIKLNNELKQIVDKLQMMLAKLWPIHSRKLENRFGSLNDWQTTDRNFVWLASLYTDAQKELVSAQNKAKEISQNIDIQKELRLKSENQLSLINKSKDALLKDKLSLLSGIRGIRALKITREQEVNGLLDTINKLNYKLKSLTSRKILSFKGSLPRPCEGKTQIRFNLSAKPPIRGEGIQTAGNVDVKSIFWGKVVHNDTLRGFGRVVIIYHGYNYYSLYAYLAESFVKTGQEVEKDEIIGKTGYYPKLKETGLHFELRFHQKPVNPEKWLAKK; encoded by the coding sequence ATGCCTGACCAATTAATTAAAAGTTCACTATCTTCGATCGCAATACTATTTGTTGTGGTTTTATTTTGTTCACCTGTATGTGCACAAGAATCTGCTGTCAGCAGGTTGAAAGACGCAATTCAGGAAACTAAGCAAACAGTAAAAAAGCAAAGAAATGAACTTTTAAAACTTACTCGCGAAGAACGAAATATGTTTGGCGAGCTTGCAGCCATTGAAGACCGCATAACGGAAATTACACGTAAACTTTTCAGCCAGGAAGACAAGCTTGAAAAAATAGTTATCGATGAAAACAATGCCAAAACGGAGTATATAAAACTAAACAATGAACTAAAACAGATTGTTGATAAACTACAAATGATGCTGGCCAAGCTTTGGCCCATCCATTCCCGTAAACTTGAAAACAGATTCGGTTCTCTTAATGATTGGCAAACTACCGATCGCAATTTTGTGTGGCTGGCTTCTTTATATACAGATGCTCAAAAAGAACTGGTCAGCGCGCAAAATAAAGCAAAAGAAATATCGCAAAATATTGATATTCAAAAAGAATTGCGATTAAAATCTGAGAATCAACTTTCACTGATTAATAAAAGCAAAGATGCCCTGCTTAAAGATAAACTAAGTCTACTTTCAGGAATTCGTGGAATCAGGGCACTGAAAATAACCAGAGAACAGGAAGTTAACGGACTCCTTGATACTATCAACAAACTGAATTACAAACTGAAAAGTTTGACCAGCAGAAAAATTTTAAGTTTTAAAGGGTCATTGCCCCGCCCCTGTGAGGGCAAGACTCAAATCCGGTTTAATCTATCAGCCAAACCTCCAATCAGAGGTGAAGGAATTCAGACAGCCGGAAATGTCGATGTAAAGTCAATTTTCTGGGGTAAAGTCGTGCATAATGACACCCTAAGAGGATTCGGTCGGGTTGTGATAATTTATCACGGGTACAACTATTATTCCTTATATGCATATCTTGCTGAAAGCTTTGTTAAAACAGGGCAAGAAGTTGAGAAAGATGAAATCATAGGAAAAACAGGATATTACCCCAAACTTAAAGAAACCGGACTTCATTTTGAATTGCGTTTTCATCAGAAACCCGTTAACCCGGAAAAATGGCTTGCCAAAAAATAA
- a CDS encoding divergent polysaccharide deacetylase family protein, translating to MKNSTSENNDKPEIPAGKPGLRAYLFKPAGIAAITVAAAASVCLVIALVVSSYSGPTTESSGNSQEQQNLTADQRAAQNQHPLYEEPMEDNLDDLVKQVDLTLINTLKNSKIAMRDLRLEDVSLKKHQGHDFHFQQLRFPYKGDKNKFISKIKNEFDAKALNASIHEVASDCWLISINGVPTHKFFIFAPIVKPKQTPRKAGPHTPKMAIVIDDMGEDVALAKGLAALDAHVTFSIWPNSSHVKKTLAIARKNGNEIMIHLPMQPKGYPKINPGSDALLVGMSADKIHKTVLAAIKKVPGAKGLNNHMGSLFTENYAGMREVMSPLHQKKLFFLDSRTTPKSAGPKAARKAGVTTYERNIFLDNVKDISAIKYQLSKTAKIAKKKGQAIAIGHPNWETLKAIKQWAKENQGEINIVPVGSLIPKGQ from the coding sequence GTGAAAAACAGTACTTCGGAAAACAACGATAAGCCCGAAATCCCGGCAGGTAAGCCGGGCCTTCGGGCTTATTTATTCAAACCGGCAGGTATAGCTGCGATTACAGTTGCAGCAGCGGCGAGTGTTTGCTTGGTAATTGCGTTGGTAGTTTCAAGCTATTCTGGACCGACGACAGAAAGCTCCGGCAATTCACAAGAACAGCAGAATCTTACTGCTGACCAACGAGCTGCCCAGAATCAACATCCTTTATATGAAGAACCCATGGAAGATAACCTTGACGATCTCGTCAAGCAGGTAGATCTGACTCTTATTAATACGCTTAAAAACTCTAAAATAGCCATGCGCGATCTTAGGCTTGAAGATGTATCACTGAAGAAACATCAAGGTCATGATTTCCATTTCCAACAACTTCGTTTCCCATATAAAGGGGATAAAAATAAATTCATTTCCAAAATTAAAAATGAATTCGACGCAAAAGCCCTGAATGCCAGTATTCATGAAGTTGCTTCAGACTGCTGGCTGATTAGTATAAATGGAGTGCCAACCCATAAATTCTTCATATTTGCTCCTATAGTGAAGCCGAAACAAACTCCACGGAAGGCAGGTCCGCATACACCTAAAATGGCCATAGTTATTGATGATATGGGTGAAGATGTTGCGCTTGCAAAAGGTTTGGCTGCACTGGATGCTCATGTAACCTTTTCTATATGGCCAAACAGTTCACATGTGAAAAAGACTTTGGCTATTGCGCGAAAAAACGGAAATGAAATTATGATTCATCTGCCTATGCAACCCAAAGGATATCCAAAAATTAATCCTGGATCAGATGCTCTTCTGGTTGGTATGAGCGCAGATAAAATTCATAAAACGGTTCTGGCTGCAATCAAAAAAGTTCCCGGAGCTAAAGGACTTAATAATCATATGGGGTCCTTATTTACTGAAAATTATGCAGGAATGCGCGAGGTTATGTCTCCGCTACACCAGAAAAAACTGTTTTTTCTAGATAGCCGGACCACACCTAAAAGCGCAGGACCAAAAGCTGCCCGCAAAGCGGGGGTAACAACCTACGAGCGCAATATATTTCTGGATAACGTTAAAGACATCAGTGCAATTAAATATCAGCTTTCAAAGACGGCCAAAATTGCCAAGAAAAAAGGACAGGCAATTGCTATAGGGCATCCAAATTGGGAAACATTAAAGGCCATTAAACAATGGGCAAAAGAAAATCAGGGAGAAATTAATATTGTTCCAGTTGGATCATTGATTCCCAAGGGGCAATAG
- a CDS encoding ABC transporter substrate-binding protein: MKKILLFLVILFMVAVPVIHSAQTYTVSITQIVEHPSLDAMREGFKNRLKESGIDVIYNEHIAQGNQATNIQIANQIKGENPELILAITTPSSQAVAQKIKDIPILFTGVTDPVAAGLVKSLMQPGKNITGMTDMSPILRQVELIKEFLPSVKSIGTIYNAGEANSVVLITLLKEVCKDFGISVEEASIANSSGVYQAAKSLVGKCDAIYIPLDNTVVSGLESAIKVCRQNKLPIFSADTDSVERGTVAAIALDYYRMGMQTADMAARILSGKAKPADMPVESLQNLRLYVNEKAAATMGVAIPRQIMERADRVIK, encoded by the coding sequence ATGAAAAAAATCCTTCTATTCCTTGTTATTTTGTTCATGGTTGCAGTACCTGTAATCCATTCTGCACAAACTTATACTGTTTCCATCACCCAGATTGTTGAACACCCTTCTCTTGATGCAATGCGGGAAGGTTTTAAAAACAGACTCAAAGAATCCGGCATTGATGTTATTTACAATGAACATATTGCTCAGGGCAATCAAGCAACAAACATACAGATTGCCAACCAGATCAAAGGCGAAAATCCTGAACTGATTCTGGCCATAACCACACCTTCTTCTCAAGCTGTAGCTCAAAAGATTAAAGATATTCCCATATTATTTACAGGTGTTACTGACCCTGTCGCAGCTGGACTTGTTAAAAGTCTAATGCAACCCGGTAAAAATATTACGGGGATGACTGATATGAGTCCCATACTTCGCCAAGTAGAACTCATTAAAGAATTTCTGCCGAGTGTAAAATCAATTGGAACTATTTATAATGCAGGTGAAGCCAATTCAGTAGTTCTCATCACATTGCTTAAAGAAGTCTGCAAAGACTTTGGAATCAGTGTAGAAGAAGCATCTATTGCAAACTCAAGCGGAGTCTATCAGGCAGCCAAAAGTCTTGTCGGCAAATGTGATGCGATATACATCCCACTTGATAATACTGTCGTTTCCGGTCTTGAATCTGCAATTAAAGTATGCCGCCAGAATAAACTGCCCATTTTCTCTGCAGACACAGATTCAGTTGAGCGCGGTACAGTTGCAGCTATCGCCCTAGACTACTATCGCATGGGTATGCAAACAGCTGATATGGCTGCACGAATTCTGTCAGGCAAAGCAAAACCTGCTGATATGCCTGTGGAATCACTCCAGAACCTACGACTGTATGTTAATGAAAAGGCTGCAGCCACAATGGGTGTTGCCATTCCACGTCAAATTATGGAACGGGCTGACAGGGTCAT
- a CDS encoding 50S ribosomal protein L11 methyltransferase, translating into MSKLLRIQFTLSEIESDECQVYLGARVAHGWEEKPLDDDSIFYTVHLEDHPLGMEIVEEIKKRWPEAGCISAEIEAENWGLAWKDYFEPVTCGNFEILPPWMLDKKTEGKTHIIIEPKMAFGTGGHPTTALCLEIISNLASEGKINSQMDFFDLGTGSAILAIALANLGMKGVGVDIDPQSIVCALENIENNNVQGITLAVGSADCIDADLKYDLVVANILSGPLIELCPEVTARLKENSILILSGILIEQSKKVAEAYIEAGLPAPEIFTQGEWAGLLWKNVGAVDE; encoded by the coding sequence ATGTCCAAACTTCTTAGAATCCAATTTACACTTTCTGAAATAGAAAGCGACGAATGCCAAGTTTATTTAGGGGCACGTGTCGCTCACGGGTGGGAAGAAAAACCACTTGATGACGATTCTATATTCTACACTGTTCATCTTGAAGATCATCCTCTGGGCATGGAAATTGTTGAAGAGATTAAGAAACGCTGGCCTGAGGCAGGATGTATCTCGGCTGAAATCGAAGCTGAAAACTGGGGGCTTGCATGGAAGGATTATTTTGAACCTGTGACCTGTGGAAATTTTGAAATCCTTCCGCCATGGATGCTGGATAAAAAAACAGAAGGCAAAACACACATAATTATCGAGCCTAAAATGGCATTCGGAACTGGTGGTCACCCTACTACGGCTCTCTGCTTAGAAATAATCAGCAATCTTGCTTCCGAAGGCAAGATCAACTCACAAATGGATTTCTTTGATCTGGGCACAGGCTCGGCAATACTTGCCATTGCTCTTGCTAATCTTGGTATGAAAGGAGTCGGAGTTGATATCGATCCACAATCAATCGTATGCGCACTGGAAAACATTGAAAATAATAATGTGCAAGGTATTACTCTCGCTGTCGGAAGTGCAGATTGTATTGATGCAGACCTTAAATACGATCTTGTAGTAGCCAATATTCTTTCAGGCCCACTAATTGAACTTTGTCCGGAAGTAACAGCAAGATTAAAAGAAAACTCAATTCTTATTCTGTCAGGCATATTAATCGAACAGTCTAAAAAAGTTGCAGAAGCTTACATTGAAGCAGGTCTCCCTGCGCCTGAAATATTCACTCAGGGAGAATGGGCCGGACTGCTTTGGAAAAACGTTGGTGCTGTTGACGAATAA
- a CDS encoding endonuclease III domain-containing protein — MNREQTLLNYYKTLSKRIGPCHWWPGETPFEIAVGAILVQNTNWANVEKAINNLRNNDALSLQGLRKLSIEELQELIRPSGFFRMKAVRLINFLDFLDQNSAECITALEKIDTFELREKLLNVSGIGPETADSILLYALNKPIFVVDAYTKRIFNRHMLVHEDIDYHELQDFFMDVLEHDVKLFNEYHALIVMTAKNWCKKSKPDCKNCPLNKFLEN, encoded by the coding sequence TTGAATCGAGAACAGACATTATTAAATTATTATAAGACTCTTTCAAAAAGAATAGGCCCCTGTCACTGGTGGCCGGGCGAAACTCCGTTTGAAATTGCGGTAGGAGCTATTCTTGTTCAAAATACAAACTGGGCAAATGTAGAAAAAGCTATTAATAACTTAAGAAATAACGACGCACTCTCATTGCAAGGGCTACGAAAACTCAGCATTGAAGAGTTGCAGGAACTTATTCGTCCTTCCGGTTTTTTTCGTATGAAAGCCGTGCGTCTTATTAATTTTCTTGATTTTCTTGATCAGAATTCAGCAGAATGCATCACTGCTTTAGAGAAGATAGATACTTTTGAACTTCGTGAAAAACTGCTGAATGTAAGCGGAATAGGCCCGGAAACAGCAGATTCCATACTACTATACGCGCTTAATAAACCCATTTTTGTGGTGGATGCTTATACAAAAAGGATATTCAACCGCCATATGCTTGTGCATGAAGATATCGACTACCATGAATTGCAGGATTTTTTCATGGATGTTCTGGAACATGATGTTAAATTATTTAATGAATATCATGCCCTTATCGTAATGACTGCTAAAAATTGGTGTAAAAAATCGAAGCCTGACTGTAAAAACTGTCCATTAAATAAATTTTTGGAAAATTAA
- a CDS encoding S41 family peptidase: MRKTLWMIAIVALFVVSVAPQPTEAVDQNRFEPLRRFSQVLDLVEHNYVKDLSRKELVDDAVKGMLEQLDPHSTFLSTEDFKDMQEATSGEFSGIGIEISMEKGRLIVVTPIDDTPAFKAGLKAGDIILEIDGESTQSISLMEAVGKIKGKRGTDVVLTVLHKNANKPDKITITRDSIQIKSVKHQELEDGYLYIRLTRFSENTTREMHKALTEYKKSHTLKGVILDLRNNPGGLLTQAVSVADTFLDEGLIVYIEGRDKISRKDFMAKSQPTDIDVPVVTLINAGSASASEIVSGALKDHDRALLLGERTFGKGSVQTIIPMSDGSGIKLTTALYYTPSGRSIQAEGIDPDIVYPFVVPVDDKDKDDRFILREKDLSRHLENNGDSKKGKSKTGEKAKKMLDRDNQLRLGLQLVKQLPRLKEIK, encoded by the coding sequence ATGAGAAAAACTTTGTGGATGATAGCCATCGTAGCTCTTTTCGTAGTTTCCGTTGCACCGCAACCCACAGAAGCCGTCGATCAAAATCGCTTTGAGCCTTTACGCAGGTTCTCTCAAGTACTCGATCTGGTTGAACATAATTACGTAAAAGACCTTTCCCGCAAAGAACTTGTGGATGATGCTGTGAAGGGCATGCTTGAACAGCTTGATCCTCACTCTACTTTCCTCTCTACTGAAGATTTCAAAGATATGCAGGAAGCCACCAGCGGTGAATTCAGCGGTATCGGTATTGAAATCAGTATGGAAAAAGGTCGTTTAATTGTTGTCACACCAATTGATGATACTCCTGCGTTCAAAGCAGGATTAAAGGCTGGCGATATCATCCTTGAAATTGATGGGGAATCAACCCAGTCAATCTCACTGATGGAAGCAGTAGGTAAAATTAAAGGTAAACGGGGAACAGATGTAGTTCTGACAGTACTGCACAAAAACGCTAACAAACCTGACAAAATAACCATTACTCGTGATTCTATCCAAATTAAAAGCGTTAAACATCAAGAACTTGAAGATGGGTATCTATATATCAGACTTACCAGATTCAGTGAGAATACCACCCGTGAAATGCACAAAGCTTTAACTGAATACAAAAAATCGCATACACTTAAAGGTGTTATTCTTGACCTGCGTAACAACCCCGGCGGGTTGCTGACTCAGGCTGTTTCCGTAGCCGATACTTTTCTTGATGAGGGACTCATCGTTTATATCGAAGGACGTGATAAAATAAGCCGTAAGGACTTTATGGCTAAAAGTCAGCCGACTGATATTGATGTCCCCGTAGTTACACTTATTAATGCAGGATCTGCTTCAGCTTCAGAAATCGTATCCGGAGCTTTGAAAGACCATGACCGCGCATTACTGCTTGGTGAGCGGACTTTCGGAAAGGGATCAGTTCAGACGATCATTCCCATGTCTGATGGATCCGGAATAAAACTTACTACCGCCTTATACTACACACCTAGCGGCCGTTCGATTCAGGCTGAAGGAATCGATCCGGATATTGTTTATCCATTTGTTGTGCCTGTCGACGACAAAGATAAAGATGACCGTTTTATCCTTCGTGAAAAGGACCTGAGCAGACATCTTGAAAACAATGGCGACAGCAAGAAAGGCAAATCAAAAACTGGCGAAAAGGCTAAAAAAATGCTCGACAGAGACAACCAGCTCAGACTCGGTCTGCAATTGGTTAAGCAGCTGCCCCGCCTTAAAGAAATCAAATAA